In Propionispora vibrioides, the sequence CGCCGGGCCTATGACAAAAATCTCCCCGCCCTCGCTTGCCAAGACGTGCTTTCCACCTAACAGGAATGGTCCATGAAAGTAACTTTTGCGCCGGACGAGGAAACTTTTGCAGGGAATAATGTCTTTATTTCAAAAAATTTTAACCAAACATGGTACAAAAAGCATCGCTAGGAACTTTTCGGATAGCTTAAAAACACGCCTTGGGCTCTTAAATAGTATGGTAAGACGAAAGAACTACCAATTTATTCGCCCTGCGCGTCCCGGCGGGAGGCTCATTAAATCAGCAGTTCCCTAATTTTTTTACAAAATTAAAGGATTTTGGTCATTCATGTAGAATCCCTTTTCTAAAATGGAATAATTTCCAAACTTTTACAGGGAGGCTATTGTTTTTATGAATATTATTATCTTATCGCCGGATTTTTCACATAACGTATACCAATTTTGTCTTTATCTGCGAAATTTAGGGGTTCACGTCCTGGGTATCGGGGATACGGCCTATGATCAATTGTCGCAATCCCTTACCGGAGCACTGACTGAATACTATAAGGTAGACAATCTGGCTAACTACGACGAGGTGCTGCGGGCTGCCGGCTATTTCACCCACAGATATGGGAAGATCAACCGGATTGAAAACACCAATCCCCGTCTTTTCTTTACCGAAGCGGCGCTACGCACCGATTTCCATGTGCCGGGGATCAATCTGGATGCACTGGACCTTCATGCCAGCTATACGGGCATGAAAAAACTCTGCCGGAAGGCCCGCGTCAACACGTTGGTTAGTGATGCGCTGCTGACCCGCGAGGAAGCCGTCGAATATGCGAAAAAAACCGGTTACCCGGTCATAGCCAAGCCTGATTCGTTTATTTCGCAGGACCCCTGCGGTGTTCTGCAAAATGAAGAGGAGTTAAACGCCTGGCTGGACAAGCTGCCGAACTATGCAACCTATGTTCTGGCCCCTTATACGGAAAAAACCTATTACTCATTTGACGGCCTGCTGGATGGGTCGGGTACTCCTGTGTTTACTGCAGTCCATGTATCGGCCGGCCAGTCAGCCTTTTATTCATTGCGTGACATCCCGGAAGACCTGGAAAAGGCTGCCGCTAAATTGCTTGCCGCCGCCAATGTTGCCGGCCGCTTCTTTCATATCCGGTTTAGCCGGAACGAGAAGAACAAGCTCTTCGTCGAAGAGTTACTGCTATTTCCAGCCAATGGCTTTATGCCGGACATCTTCAACTTCGCCAATGACATCAATATCTATCAGGAGTGGGGCAATGTGGTGCAGGGCGATCAGTTTGGCAGCGACATTACACGAAAATTCCACTGCGCCTATATCGCCAGAAGTGCTGGCAAAAACTATGCCCATAAAGAAGAAGAGGTCCGCGCCGCCTATGACCAATTGCTTGTCGCCACTTTTCCTCAGTGCGGCACGGAGCATCAATCCGGCAGTTCCGTTTTTCTGGCCCGTTCGGAAAGCCAGGAAGAGCTGCTTGCTTTTATTGAGTTTTTGCAAGCCGAATAAATCGCCATCGTTTCGTTTCACCAGCGACACATAAAAAAACAGGCCACTGTCCCTCTCGGATATAGTGGCTTGTTTTTTATCGCCTGTTTTGCATTAAACGGCAAGACCATCCGATTGTATCCATTCAAACGCTTTGTCAGCAGAAAAGTCGCTCATGCCGTTTTCGAGCAGCAAATCGGCTTTAAAAAAGCAATCATGCAAGGCCGAAAGATTGCCTGACGGAACTGCGATGCAGGACATGCCGGCCCGCTGGGCAGCCATAACGCCATACGGCGAGTCTTCCAGCACCAGACAATGCGCCGGCTCCACCGCCAACCGTCTAGCTGTCTCCAAGAACACATCCGGCTCAGGTTTGGATTTACCAACCTTCTCGGAAGAAATAATAAGATCAAAATAGTCACCAAGCCGGGCCGCAGCCAGTATATCTTCAATAATTTCCAGTGACGAGCCCGAGGCCAGAGCCAATGGATAACAACTGGCCTTCAACTTTTTTACCAGCTTGAACATTTCTGGAAACACGATCGTATTCCGTCTGGCAAAATCCAGATAATACTTATTGCTCTTTGCAACTATTGCATCAATGGATGCCTGAATATGATATTTCTCCTTAAACGCTTCGAGAACTTCTTTTACCCCCATGCCGTAATACTGCCGGTTCATCTTGGCTGTATAATCGGTCACGCCATGCTCTTCCAGTATCCTTTTAAACGCTTCAAAATAGTTGGGCTCACTGTCAATCAAGGTTCCGTCCAGGTCAAAGATAACAGCTTTGAATTCTCTCTTTTCTCCGCTATTTTTCTTTTCTTTTATACAATGCACTGTCATCCTCCTCGTATCCTTTCCCCCTGCTCTCTGTCTAATCATAACAAAAGCAATAGCTGCCCGCAAGCAGGCAGCTATTGCTTTTGTTTATTTAGAAACGGATACGGTAGTATCCTTACCTTTTCTCCATTGCTTAATCTTTATTGTCAATTTTTCCACGACAACAAACAAAACAGGAATCAGAAAGATACCTATTGAGGTTGCCATCAGCATGCCGCCGACAACCGCCGTCCCCATGGAGTTCCTGGCTGCGGCGCCGGCACCGGTGGCAATAGCCAGCGGCAGGCAACCGATGATGAAGGCCAAGGAAGTCATCAAAATAGGCCGTAGTCTGATTTTAGCCGCCTCGATCGCCGCCTGAACCGGGTTCATACCGTTATCAACCCGGACCTTGGCAAACTCAACAATCAAAATGGCATTCTTGGCCGCCAGCCCAATCAGCATGACCAGACCAATCTGCATATATACACTGTTCTCCAAATGCCGGGCATACTGGAAGAGAAAAGCGCCAAAGATACCTGTCGGCACCGATAACAGTACGGCAAACGGCACACTCCAGCTTTCGTATAGCGCCGCTAAACAAAGGAAAACAAACAGTATGGCAAAGCCAAATACAATCGGCGCCCGGCTGCCGGAAATTTTTTCTTCCCGGCTCTGGCCTGACCATTCATAAGTATAACCGGTTGGCAATGCTTGTGCGGCTACTTCCTCCAGCGCAGTGATCGCCTGGCCGGAACTGTAGCCATTAGCCGGCATACCGTTGATCTGAATGGAACGGGAACCGTTATAGCGACTGATCAGCGTCGTCGCATTCATCGGTTTTGGCTTAAGCAGCGTATTTAATGGCACCATTGTATTATTGGAACCTTTGAGGAAAAAGAAACGAGTGGCATCCACCTGAGAACGATAATCCACATCGGCCTGCAACATGACTTTGAACGTTCGGCCGAATTTATTGAAGTCATTGACCTGGACGCCACCAAAATAAGTTTGCAGCGTTGTAAATACATCGTCCAGGGAAACGCCCAGCTTTTCTACCTTTTCCCGGTCTACTTCAAATTCAAAACCAGGTGTATTCATCTGGAAGGTAGTGTATACCTTACCGATTTCCGGCCGTTTACGGGCTGCTGCTAAAAACTCCTGGGAAATACGGTCAAAATCCTCAATCGTACCACCACTACGGTCAAGCAACATCATGGTAAAACCACCGGCAATACCCAGACCGGGCAACGAAGGCGGATTAAGAGCAATAACCTGTCCTTCGGGTAAATGAGCACTGTTTTGGAACACCTGCCCAATCTGCGAATTCACAGAAGTCTGCGGATTGGTCCGTTCATCCCATGGTTCAAGTCCTACAAACATAGTAGCCGCGTTGGATTTAATCCCGCCACTTAACATGTCGTAGCCAACAATGGCCATAGTATCCTTAACACCGGGCTGCTGCGCTACGGCCTCCGCCAATTTACCAATTGCGTCACCGGTCCGGTTGGCACTGGCCGCTTCCGGCAGGGTCAGTGTAGTAAGGAAGAACCCTTGGTCCTCTTCCGGTACAAACGCGGAAGGAACCATTTTTAGTAAAAAGCCGGTCAGAATGAGCAATACCAGGAGCGACGCCAGGCATACACTGGCCTTGGGAATGATTTTGCCCAATCCGTGGCCATACCGTTCAATCGTTCTTTCGAACCAGTCGTTAAAGCGGTCAAAGAAGCGGCCCAAAAGACCCTTATGTTCATCAGGATCGTAGGGTTTAAGCAACATAGCGCACAGCGCCGGCGTCAACGACAACGCCACCAAGGCCGAAAGGCCCATGGAAACGGCAATAGTCAAAGCAAACTGCTTATACAAAATCCCCATAGTGCCGCCAAAAAACGCAACCGGAATAAACACGGAAGCCAGTACGAATGCAATGGCCACAACCGGCCCCGACACCTCGTTCATTGCCCGTTTGGTAGCGTCCCGCGGTGTTAAACCGGAATAACGCATATGATGTTCCACCGCTTCGATAACCACGATGGCATCGTCAACAACTAACCCTATGGCCAGTACCATAGCGAACAAGGTCAGTGTATTGATGGAAAAGCCCAGAGCCACAAACGCCCCGAACGTACCAATCAACGATACGGGAATAGCCAGCATCGGTATCAGCGTGGCCCGCCAGTTCTGCAGGAAGATGAACACGACCAGCAACACCAGCATCAACGCTTCGGCGAAGGTTTTGGTCACCTCGACCATCGACTCCCGGACAAACTTGGTGTTATCAATCATAACACTGTATTGTAAATCAGGTGGGAATCGCTTGGAAGCATCCTCCAGCACTTTGCGCACATTACTGATTGTTTCTAAGGCATTGGCGTCATTACTGAGCTGAATGGCAAAGCCCACGGCGGTTTTCCCGTTCATTTTAGAACTGAAATTATAGTTTTGACTGCCCAGTTCCACCCGGGCGACATCTTTAATCCGGACAAAAGATCCGTCCGACTCGGCCCGGATGATAATATCGCCGAATTCCTCCGGCGTACTGAGACGGCCCTTTACTTTAGCGGTGTATTGTTTTTCCTGCCCCTGCGATGTCGGCATGGTGCCGATGTTACCGGCTGGCGCCTGAATATTCTGCGCCTCAATGGCATTTTGCACGTCACCTACCGTCAATCCAAGCTGAGCCAGCTTATCCGGTTTTACCCATACCCGCATAGCGTAGTCGGCACCAAATTCCATAATATTGCCGACACCTTTAATACGTTTAATATCATCTTCCAGATAGATGGTACCGTAACTCTTTAAGAAATTCGAGTCATAACTGTTATTCGGTGACCACAATGTGAAAATAAAGGCCATATCCTGAGTTGATTTTTTTGTTGTCACGCCGGATTGACGTACGGTATCCGGGATGGATGCATCGGCCTGGGACACCCGGTTTTGAGTCTGTACCGTAGCAATATCAGCATTCTTTTCTGTTTCAAACTGTACGTTTAAGGTATATGACCCCGCATCGGTACTGGTTGAGTTCATAGAAACCATGTCCTCAACACCGTTTACCTGTTCCTCAATGGTTTGCGCCACAGTTTGTTCCACCACGTCCGCATTGGCTCCCTGGTAGGTGGCACCAACCCGAACGGTAGGCGGCGCAATCTGCGGATACTGCGCAATCGGCAAGTTAAAAGCGGCAATACTACCGATTAGCGTGATCAAAATAGACAGCACGATGGCAAAAACGGGGCGTTCAATAAAAAACTTAGCCATGTTTTAACACCCCCTATTGTTTCGCCGGATTCATAAACTGATCCAATCCGACCATGGTGACCGCTAACGCCGCGCCTGGCTGAACTTTATTGGTGCCTTCGACAACAACACGGTCTCCCGGCTGCAGACCTGCTTCGACTATCCACAGATTGCCTACTTTGGCTCCCATCGTCACAGCCCGCGATTCGGCTTTATCGCCTTCCCCTACAACGGTGATAAAGTTTTTGCCTAACAATTCCTGCACGGCCCGCTGCGGTACCAGCAAAGCTCCTTTATGTACTTCACCGGCGGCAATCACCCGGGCAAACATCCCCGGCACCAGCAATTGCTGAGCATTGGCAAAAGAAGCCTTGATGGTAATGGTTCCGGTATTTTGATTAATGCCCCGGTCCACCTGCTCCACCTGGCCGGTCGCCGAATATTCGGTGCCGTTACTAAGGACCAGTTTAAGGCTATTTCCCCAGGAGTTAGGCAATCCACCGTTGTTATTCGCCAACTGGAGATATTCGTTTTCATTCATGCTGAATTGTACAAAGACCGGATCAATCGACGAAATAGTAGCCATCACGGTCGAGCCGGCCGTGACATAGCTGCCCACGCTTAAATCATTGACATCCATACGGCCGTCAATGGGCGAGACAATGAGCGTATCCGCCAGATTTTCCTGCGCCAACTGCACTTGCGCCTGGTTAGCCTCTACGGCTGCCATATTTTGCTGTTCTACGGAAACCTGGGTATCCAGCGTCTGCTGAGCGATGGCGTCCTGAGCGGCCAGTCTCTTATAGCGGCTGACATCCAGACGGGAATTGGCCAGCGTGGCTTCCGACTGGGCCAACTGAGCTTTGGCGGAAAGCAGGGACGATTCATACTGCCGGCGGTCTATTTGAAAGAGCGGCTGCCCCTTCTTCACCATGGCTCCGCCATTAACCATCTTAGCCACAATATTGCCGGAAACTTTGGATTGAAGTTTTACCTCATTTTTAGCCTGCACCTGACCTACATATTCATAGGTGACCGGCGTATCCTGCTGAGCAACTTGTATCGCCTGAACTTCCACAGCCTGCTGTGGTATTTGGGCGGTCTGTTTGCTGCAACCGGCTGCCAGTACGGCGCCGCACAGCAAGAAAACTCCCAGATAACTCATTTTCTTTAAACCTGTACTAATCAATACTTCCCCTCCTATTTCGCCATTCTTACACATGTTAATATATGACTATTATATTATAGTTAGATTACGGATATTATTTTCCATTCCTCATGCTCCGGGACATTGAACCCCATGTAAATAAATTTCCAAAGACTGCAGCAGATAATATTCCTCTCGATCATCTTTTGCAGTTAAAACAGTGTCGGGCAAGCATTGGGTAAAAAGGGTAAAATGTATCATGCTAAATAATGTCACTGTAGCACAGTAAATATCAAGGTCAGGCCGAAACCTTCCCTGGGCGATGGCTTCCCGGATACACTCGCCCAAAAAATTATGAAACCGCTCCGCCTCGCCCTTGACAATTTCATCAAAACAATTGGTCGGGCTAAGCAATTCTCGATACAGCAACCGGTTAAGATAAGGAAATTTCTTATGTACCTCAATCGCCGTTTGAATAAAGCACCTTATCTTTTCTAAAGGGTCTTGCTGTTCCTGCCGGATGACCTCCAACTGCCTGCCAAAAAGCGTAAGCTGCTGCTCCATTACATAAGAATATAGCTTTTCTTTTCCGCCAAAATAATAAGAAATTAAAGCAATGTTCACACCCGCTGCTTCGGCGATTTCCTTAACGGATACACGGGCGTATCCTTTCAGAGAGAACAGAGCAACTGCTGACTCAACAATTTTATTTATAGTTGGTTTATCAATACAATCCACCACGTAATATCTTGTCACCTCACTTGTTAAACATTCGTTTTAAATGACTATTTAAAACTTACACTTAATTATAGTACACGGGGAAATGTTTTGTCTACTAAAATCAGGCAAAAGAAAAAGCATTGAACCGGAAGACCGGCCTCAATGCTTGTCATAACTGTCTAGTATTCTGCGCCACTTAAATCAATAAATAAGTAAGATTGTAAGGATTTTTTGCCCTGTGAACAGAGGAAGTACGCATACCGGACTATATAAGGCAATACAACGAACAGGGTGAAAAAAGACTGCAAGATTAGCTATCTGGTTAAGTGATGCATAGTACTATGTACCCCAATTTATCAAGATACAGAAAGGGGAAGCACATAAGAAAAAATACTGTTGAAGTGCGCCGCGCTGCCAGCAATGACAAAGAAATGCCAAACCGCGTGACTATAGGGCATTTTACGGGCCAGATAGAAAATAGCCCCTACCGTATACAGCACGCCGCCGGCAATCAGCCAGTACAGTCCGGCTGCCGGCAAGGTCATAATCAGCGGTTTAATCATAACAACAGCAAACCAGCCCATCAGGATATAGCACAAAGTGGAAAGCCGGTTAAACCGTTTAACGAAAAAAACCTTGAACACAATACCAACAATAGCCAGCGTCCACACAACACCGAAAATGATCCAGCCGAGTGTACCGTGCAACGGAACAAAGGCAAACGGCGTATAGGTGCCGGCAATCAAGAGGTATATGGCCGAATGGTCAAAAATTTTGAAGATATGTTTGACCCGTTCATTGGTAAAACTATGATACAGTGTCGAAGCCAAATACAGCAGCACCAACGAAGTGCCGTAAATGCTAAAGCTTACGATGTGCCAGACACTGCCCTGCGTGCAGGCGCCGACTGCCAGCACTACCAACCCGGCCAACGCCAGTACAGCGCCAATACCATGTGTAATCGCATTGACGATTTCTTCCATATATATCCCTCCTAGCTGCACGTTGTGTAAAAATAAGCCATACTTGCATTATATCACAATCAGGTGCATTGATACCCGCCATTTTTTTCCACATTACTTGTTTCCCGGTGCAAAGTACGGTATGATGCTAGTGTTCACTAACTCTGAAAGTATAATATTTCTCAAAGCTTCCCTGTCGTCGGCTTACCTATATTCGATAGGTGCGCCGCCTTGTCTTATGAAACAATCCCCCACAAATTTAAATTTTACTTTCCAAGTTGGCGGACCACTACATTAAATATAAGGAAGAATACGGCATATGAAGACATTTACAAGTTACAAAATCGAAGAACAGCATGCCGGGCTGCCTGTCGAAGCCTATTTAAAAGAAATTCTTGGTTACTCTGGCAGAAAAATTCAGAAACTAACTAGAAAAAAAGGAATTCTCTTAAATAAACGAAGCGTTTTTTTGCAAAAAAACCTTAAAACCGGTGACCTGCTGCAGGTTGCCGTGCTGGAAGATGCCTCCTACGGTGTGCAACCCGAAGCAGGTGGCATCGACATTTTATATGAAGATGAGTACCTGTTGGTACTGAATAAACCGCCTTACCAGCTTGTTCATCCTGCCGGACATACAACCCGCGGTACCTTGGCCAACCATCTGGCCTATCACTGGCAGCAGCAGGGCCTGCTCTATACGCTTCGCCCCATTCACCGCCTCGACCGCGATACGTCGGGCTGCATCCTCTTTGCCAAGGACGCCCAAAGCCAGTTTAAACTGGAAGAGCAGCTAAAGGCCAGGCAAATCAGCCGGCTGTACCAGGCCTGTGTCACGGGCCTGGTACAGCCTCCCCAGGGAATCATAACGGCCGGCATCGCTGTCCATCCGCACCGTCCCAACCGCCGTATTGTCAGTGACCAGGGAGAATCGGCTATTACCCACTACCGAACGCTTCAGCAATTTTCCATCGCCACTTTATTGGAATTGGAACTGGAAACAGGGCGCACCCACCAAATCCGCCTGCACTTAGCGCATCTGGGGCACCCCGTCATAGGCGACGCCATGTACGGAAAACCCTCACCATTTATGCCCCGTCAAGCGCTTCACGCCGTTTCAGTCACATTCAGTACACTGGGCGACAACCGGCGAATTACCGTGCAGGCGCCGCTCCCCACCGATTTTCGGCAACTGCTTGACCACTGCGACCTAACACAAACCAATAAAACTTAACAAAAACTAATTGAAATCAACTCAAACTAGTTATATAATAAATACATCAGTTATTTGTATAATAAACAAGAGGCAATGCGGCCGTCCATGATCTACTATCATGTTCGTGCCGTTTTTATTTTTTTGGGGGTGTCTATCATGCCAAACCACAGCCCTATACTAATGTCTAAGGCGAAATCATTCATAAGTCCCTTGGAACTTATTTGCTTGGAAGATAAATTTACCACGCTTCCCACTCCACTGCCTAAAACCACTCTGACCTACCGTTTGCACATAAAAGAACCGCTACCCCAGCCACAACCGTCAAGTGAGGATTTTATCCTTAAGACCTGTTTGACCAATCCCTTTTGGAACGATTTCCGGCTGCTGGACTTCTTCACCCGCCAGGGTCTCTCGCTGACCATGCAGCAGTTGCTGCAAGTCAAGCAAAAGCTGGGCATAGCGTCCAAAGTCGCTTTATGCCAGGCACTTATCCAGTTGTACATAGAAAATCCGGATACCCTAGATATACAGCAAATCCGGTTTATCGAGCGAGTCAATCCCGCCTTTTGCGACCGGGATCTGTCAGCCACGGCACCGGGCGAAAAGTTGGTTTATGAGTGCATCTGCACCCGACGCATGATCAGCAAACTTAAAACCCTGCAATACATTCATTTGTTTATGGATTTATTTAACGGTTATACCTTCGGCCTTTTTAGCCCTGATCGATCCCTGCCGGCAGGCTTGCAGTGGTTCCACAAAAAAGTTCTTCCCTTCTATCAGGCAAGACATTGCACAGCACCACTAGTGCTCTATCATGCTGCCGAACAAACGTCCCAACCATCCGCAGCGTCCACTTGCATGCGGTTAGAAAAATTAAGCCAGCCTTCCGGTACGATTCAAGCCTTCCGCAAGTTCATTCTGCCCGGCTTTTTTGAGGGACTGCGCCTATATGACACGCCGCTAACGCTGCTGGACACAGCCTTTTCCCACTGGCTTCATTCTTATAATGCCATCGGAGATTTTGACCGGTACCGTGACAGACTGCAACTAATCAACCAAACCGGTTGTACCCGGATTTTTTTAGACTGACAGTTCGTAAACAACAGGCCTTCCCCAGTTTATAGCTGAGGAAGGCCTGTTTGCTGTTTTATTTCGATTTCAATAATATTGGCCTGCCCTTTTATTCTAAATTGGCATGGCGGGAAAACATGGTTGTGGAAGTTTTTTCTTGCAGTTCCATTAACCGGACAATAATAGCATCCATCAGCAGCAAAATACTTTGCTCAAACAACGACCCCATAGGTTGAGCGGTAATACTCCGGATATCTGCCGCTTCTTTGGTTACGGCAGGCACCTGCACAACAATATCGGCACTGCGTCCAATCGTAGATCCAGGGGAAGCAGTCAGCACAGCCAGTTTAGCCTGTAGCTTCTTGCATTTGTCCGCCATGGTCACCAGACTGCCTGTCTCACCTGAACCGGATGCCAACAGCAGTAAATCACCGGCAGCCAGGCTAGGAGTAACCGTTTCCCCCACCACATAGACCGTAAAGCCCATATGCATTAAGCGCATGGCAAAGGCTTTGGCCATCAGACCCGACCGGCCGGCACCGGCTACAAAAACCCGGTTGGCCGCCCTGACGGCCGTTGCCAGTTCCTCTAATGCGGTTGTGTTGACCTGTCCCAATACCTGCCCAATTTCCCGGATAATTATTTCAGAATAGGTATTTGCATCCATCCTTTATCGCTCCCGTCAAAGTATTAGCAACAAGGCTGACTCCTTTCGACCTCCAGATCACTGAGTTGCTTTAACCGTGGAATAAACCGGCCGCCGGTAAAAGGGGTATCCAGCCACAATGCAGTGATTTCTTCCGCCATTCTTTGGCTGATTACCCGGCTGCCCATACACAGTACGTTGATATTCACATCGCTCTTGGCATATTTCGCGGTAAACAATTCATTGCATAGACCGGCCCGTATACCCGGAACTTTGTTGGCGGCAATGGACATGCCCATACCTGTGCCACAAATCAAAATGCCGCCAGCCACCTCTGCTGCTGCAGTCTTTTGGGCCACTGCCTTGGCAATAGGGACATATTCCACCGGACTGTCGCCAGCTTGCGGTCCACAGTCCAGAACTTCCAGCTTCCGGTCGGCCAGAAACTGTTTTAGTTTCTCTTTCATTTCAAAACCAGCATGGTCAGAGCCAATGGCAATTTTCATAACAATCCCTCCGATGCTTACGGATATTCTATAGTAAAAACCAAACCTATTTCTCCGGATAGAATAAAACCTTGCCGAAATTCCCTTGCCGGTTGATAATCTTTTCAAATGTTGCCGGACCTTCCGCCAGGCTGAGCCGATGGGTGATCATAGGTTCTACCTTGATTTTTCCTTCCTGCAGGAAATGGACGGTCGTCT encodes:
- a CDS encoding HAD family hydrolase: MHCIKEKKNSGEKREFKAVIFDLDGTLIDSEPNYFEAFKRILEEHGVTDYTAKMNRQYYGMGVKEVLEAFKEKYHIQASIDAIVAKSNKYYLDFARRNTIVFPEMFKLVKKLKASCYPLALASGSSLEIIEDILAAARLGDYFDLIISSEKVGKSKPEPDVFLETARRLAVEPAHCLVLEDSPYGVMAAQRAGMSCIAVPSGNLSALHDCFFKADLLLENGMSDFSADKAFEWIQSDGLAV
- a CDS encoding efflux RND transporter permease subunit, with protein sequence MAKFFIERPVFAIVLSILITLIGSIAAFNLPIAQYPQIAPPTVRVGATYQGANADVVEQTVAQTIEEQVNGVEDMVSMNSTSTDAGSYTLNVQFETEKNADIATVQTQNRVSQADASIPDTVRQSGVTTKKSTQDMAFIFTLWSPNNSYDSNFLKSYGTIYLEDDIKRIKGVGNIMEFGADYAMRVWVKPDKLAQLGLTVGDVQNAIEAQNIQAPAGNIGTMPTSQGQEKQYTAKVKGRLSTPEEFGDIIIRAESDGSFVRIKDVARVELGSQNYNFSSKMNGKTAVGFAIQLSNDANALETISNVRKVLEDASKRFPPDLQYSVMIDNTKFVRESMVEVTKTFAEALMLVLLVVFIFLQNWRATLIPMLAIPVSLIGTFGAFVALGFSINTLTLFAMVLAIGLVVDDAIVVIEAVEHHMRYSGLTPRDATKRAMNEVSGPVVAIAFVLASVFIPVAFFGGTMGILYKQFALTIAVSMGLSALVALSLTPALCAMLLKPYDPDEHKGLLGRFFDRFNDWFERTIERYGHGLGKIIPKASVCLASLLVLLILTGFLLKMVPSAFVPEEDQGFFLTTLTLPEAASANRTGDAIGKLAEAVAQQPGVKDTMAIVGYDMLSGGIKSNAATMFVGLEPWDERTNPQTSVNSQIGQVFQNSAHLPEGQVIALNPPSLPGLGIAGGFTMMLLDRSGGTIEDFDRISQEFLAAARKRPEIGKVYTTFQMNTPGFEFEVDREKVEKLGVSLDDVFTTLQTYFGGVQVNDFNKFGRTFKVMLQADVDYRSQVDATRFFFLKGSNNTMVPLNTLLKPKPMNATTLISRYNGSRSIQINGMPANGYSSGQAITALEEVAAQALPTGYTYEWSGQSREEKISGSRAPIVFGFAILFVFLCLAALYESWSVPFAVLLSVPTGIFGAFLFQYARHLENSVYMQIGLVMLIGLAAKNAILIVEFAKVRVDNGMNPVQAAIEAAKIRLRPILMTSLAFIIGCLPLAIATGAGAAARNSMGTAVVGGMLMATSIGIFLIPVLFVVVEKLTIKIKQWRKGKDTTVSVSK
- a CDS encoding efflux RND transporter periplasmic adaptor subunit gives rise to the protein MSTGLKKMSYLGVFLLCGAVLAAGCSKQTAQIPQQAVEVQAIQVAQQDTPVTYEYVGQVQAKNEVKLQSKVSGNIVAKMVNGGAMVKKGQPLFQIDRRQYESSLLSAKAQLAQSEATLANSRLDVSRYKRLAAQDAIAQQTLDTQVSVEQQNMAAVEANQAQVQLAQENLADTLIVSPIDGRMDVNDLSVGSYVTAGSTVMATISSIDPVFVQFSMNENEYLQLANNNGGLPNSWGNSLKLVLSNGTEYSATGQVEQVDRGINQNTGTITIKASFANAQQLLVPGMFARVIAAGEVHKGALLVPQRAVQELLGKNFITVVGEGDKAESRAVTMGAKVGNLWIVEAGLQPGDRVVVEGTNKVQPGAALAVTMVGLDQFMNPAKQ
- a CDS encoding TetR/AcrR family transcriptional regulator, which gives rise to MVDCIDKPTINKIVESAVALFSLKGYARVSVKEIAEAAGVNIALISYYFGGKEKLYSYVMEQQLTLFGRQLEVIRQEQQDPLEKIRCFIQTAIEVHKKFPYLNRLLYRELLSPTNCFDEIVKGEAERFHNFLGECIREAIAQGRFRPDLDIYCATVTLFSMIHFTLFTQCLPDTVLTAKDDREEYYLLQSLEIYLHGVQCPGA
- the trhA gene encoding PAQR family membrane homeostasis protein TrhA, whose amino-acid sequence is MEEIVNAITHGIGAVLALAGLVVLAVGACTQGSVWHIVSFSIYGTSLVLLYLASTLYHSFTNERVKHIFKIFDHSAIYLLIAGTYTPFAFVPLHGTLGWIIFGVVWTLAIVGIVFKVFFVKRFNRLSTLCYILMGWFAVVMIKPLIMTLPAAGLYWLIAGGVLYTVGAIFYLARKMPYSHAVWHFFVIAGSAAHFNSIFSYVLPLSVS
- a CDS encoding RluA family pseudouridine synthase, with the protein product MKTFTSYKIEEQHAGLPVEAYLKEILGYSGRKIQKLTRKKGILLNKRSVFLQKNLKTGDLLQVAVLEDASYGVQPEAGGIDILYEDEYLLVLNKPPYQLVHPAGHTTRGTLANHLAYHWQQQGLLYTLRPIHRLDRDTSGCILFAKDAQSQFKLEEQLKARQISRLYQACVTGLVQPPQGIITAGIAVHPHRPNRRIVSDQGESAITHYRTLQQFSIATLLELELETGRTHQIRLHLAHLGHPVIGDAMYGKPSPFMPRQALHAVSVTFSTLGDNRRITVQAPLPTDFRQLLDHCDLTQTNKT
- the hxlB gene encoding 6-phospho-3-hexuloisomerase, with the translated sequence MDANTYSEIIIREIGQVLGQVNTTALEELATAVRAANRVFVAGAGRSGLMAKAFAMRLMHMGFTVYVVGETVTPSLAAGDLLLLASGSGETGSLVTMADKCKKLQAKLAVLTASPGSTIGRSADIVVQVPAVTKEAADIRSITAQPMGSLFEQSILLLMDAIIVRLMELQEKTSTTMFSRHANLE
- the rpiB gene encoding ribose 5-phosphate isomerase B; translation: MKIAIGSDHAGFEMKEKLKQFLADRKLEVLDCGPQAGDSPVEYVPIAKAVAQKTAAAEVAGGILICGTGMGMSIAANKVPGIRAGLCNELFTAKYAKSDVNINVLCMGSRVISQRMAEEITALWLDTPFTGGRFIPRLKQLSDLEVERSQPCC